The Bacteroidota bacterium genome includes a region encoding these proteins:
- a CDS encoding CoA pyrophosphatase: protein MIETFTNKLCEQISSGLPGLDAHKIMAPITRPIINFNEKDYPSAKKGAVLILFYPVKEEIFMVLIKRPSYDGVHGGQVSFPGGKVEEGDFDTSFTAIRETEEEIGVNRSQIKIFGQLSNIYIPPSNFFVYPYLGSINEKPDFFPDKNEVEYIIETPVNILLDQTIKSTIKINRSDINFDAPCYIINNHRVWGATAIILSELEVLMRGMK, encoded by the coding sequence ATGATAGAAACCTTTACCAACAAACTTTGTGAACAGATAAGTTCGGGATTGCCCGGTTTGGATGCACATAAAATTATGGCCCCTATTACGCGTCCAATTATAAATTTTAATGAAAAAGATTATCCATCGGCAAAAAAAGGCGCCGTGTTGATATTATTTTATCCTGTAAAAGAAGAAATATTCATGGTTTTGATAAAACGGCCTTCTTATGATGGTGTGCATGGTGGACAGGTGAGTTTTCCGGGTGGGAAAGTGGAGGAGGGGGATTTTGATACTTCATTTACCGCAATTCGTGAAACGGAAGAAGAGATAGGTGTAAATAGATCACAGATAAAAATATTCGGACAATTAAGTAATATCTACATCCCACCAAGCAATTTTTTTGTTTATCCCTATTTAGGTTCTATTAATGAAAAACCTGATTTTTTTCCTGATAAAAATGAGGTGGAATATATTATTGAAACACCTGTAAATATTTTATTGGATCAAACAATAAAATCAACCATAAAAATAAATAGATCTGATATCAATTTTGATGCACCTTGTTACATCATAAACAATCATCGGGTTTGGGGTGCTACTGCGATAATCTTGAGTGAATTGGAGGTTTTGATGAGAGGTATGAAATAA
- the lepB gene encoding signal peptidase I: MAMAYADSLMRRDKYNNNTLKPYQTYYKRAMLAYQSTDQLAYRPVDKRDNYIKRCVGLPGDSIAVRDGILYVNGKKALVAEHQQKSYDVLFKGNLSYENAKNILVDMGLNPMDFENEVFIDNVPVIIANMSIAESQELSKNPSVVSVTLNHFDRLRYGYIGLFPHNPDVMQNSVDDFSPIWVPKKGATVKITKDSYYNYQRIIEAYEHNNVTRDKKGGVFIDGKQITEYTFKQNYYWMMGDNRHRSYDSRYWGYVPEDHIVGKPVLIWFSWDKTKPFGERIRDIRWERMFNFI; this comes from the coding sequence ATGGCAATGGCCTATGCCGACTCTTTGATGAGAAGAGATAAATACAACAATAACACATTAAAACCTTATCAAACTTATTATAAAAGGGCAATGCTTGCATATCAGAGTACAGATCAGTTAGCATATAGGCCGGTGGATAAACGCGATAATTATATTAAACGATGTGTGGGATTGCCGGGTGATTCCATTGCAGTGCGCGACGGAATATTATATGTGAATGGCAAAAAGGCTTTGGTTGCCGAACATCAACAAAAATCGTATGATGTTTTATTTAAAGGGAATTTAAGTTATGAAAATGCTAAGAATATTTTGGTTGATATGGGATTAAATCCAATGGATTTCGAAAATGAGGTATTTATTGATAATGTTCCTGTAATTATCGCAAATATGAGTATCGCAGAGAGTCAGGAATTAAGTAAAAATCCTTCAGTTGTGAGTGTAACCTTAAATCATTTCGACAGATTGCGTTATGGATATATAGGATTATTTCCACACAACCCCGATGTGATGCAAAATTCTGTGGATGATTTTAGTCCGATCTGGGTTCCTAAAAAAGGAGCAACTGTAAAGATCACAAAAGATAGTTACTACAACTATCAGCGCATTATCGAAGCATATGAACATAATAATGTTACCAGAGATAAAAAAGGCGGCGTATTTATTGATGGTAAACAAATAACGGAATATACCTTCAAACAAAATTATTATTGGATGATGGGAGATAATCGCCATCGCTCTTATGATTCGCGTTATTGGGGTTATGTTCCGGAGGATCATATTGTAGGGAAACCTGTATTGATCTGGTTCAGTTGGGATAAAACCAAACCTTTTGGCGAACGTATAAGAGACATTCGTTGGGAAAGGATGTTTAATTTTATTTAA
- a CDS encoding metallophosphoesterase — protein sequence MNRRDLLKSIGLLAASQFLPNKKVNASETILSNQNPKRVLRVAHITDIHIGDAKNAKSGLIKCLHHIQNLNDKVDIIFNGGDTIEDALFKSKSQVKNQWDIWHSVLKNECSLKMDSCLGNHDIWGLYTEKKDLLYGKNFALEMMKMDKTYKSFDINGWHFIFLDSTQKKKNGLWYTAKLGEEQTDWLKNDLASVHPNTPVMVMSHIPILCANVFLDNVKIKYGKFQVPGSWMHTDVKEIVSIFNQNKNVKLCVSGHIHLYDNVSYNGVTYSCNGAVSGDWWKNELYHETPAGYAIIDLFEDGSFTNTYMDYNTPK from the coding sequence ATGAACAGAAGAGATCTCTTAAAAAGTATTGGGTTATTAGCTGCAAGTCAGTTTTTACCGAATAAAAAGGTTAATGCCTCCGAAACGATTTTGTCAAATCAAAACCCAAAACGCGTTTTACGGGTTGCACATATTACCGATATTCATATTGGTGACGCAAAAAATGCGAAATCCGGTTTAATAAAATGTTTACACCATATTCAGAATTTAAATGATAAGGTGGATATTATATTTAATGGCGGCGATACTATTGAAGATGCTTTATTCAAATCAAAGTCGCAGGTTAAAAACCAGTGGGATATTTGGCATAGCGTATTGAAAAACGAATGTTCCTTAAAAATGGATAGTTGCCTCGGAAACCACGATATATGGGGATTGTATACGGAGAAAAAAGATCTTTTATACGGAAAGAATTTCGCATTGGAAATGATGAAAATGGATAAAACCTATAAAAGTTTTGATATAAACGGTTGGCATTTTATTTTTCTCGACAGCACACAAAAAAAGAAAAATGGTTTGTGGTATACTGCAAAGTTAGGGGAGGAGCAAACCGATTGGCTTAAAAACGATCTGGCATCGGTACACCCAAACACTCCGGTTATGGTGATGTCGCATATTCCGATTTTATGTGCGAATGTATTTTTAGACAATGTGAAAATTAAATATGGAAAATTTCAGGTGCCGGGTTCCTGGATGCATACAGATGTGAAAGAAATTGTATCTATTTTTAATCAAAACAAAAATGTGAAATTATGTGTAAGCGGACATATTCATTTATATGATAATGTTAGTTATAATGGTGTAACATATAGTTGCAATGGCGCTGTATCAGGCGATTGGTGGAAAAATGAATTATACCATGAAACACCTGCAGGTTATGCAATTATAGACCTTTTTGAAGATGGAAGTTTTACAAATACTTATATGGATTACAATACACCGAAGTGA
- a CDS encoding PKD domain-containing protein, with translation MKKISTLLLIIISSSLLHAGSNAKTGDLQYVQNNGQWQQNILFKTPVYGGNLYLEKDRFTWSFSNSSDLGHFKHEGNAEDIKNFVFKKHAFRTHFQNSNPNVVVRGENKFDNYYNYFQGNDENKWKGAVPAYAAIRYADLYPGTDLLVYSQSNSMKYDFIVAPQSDVSQIQFNYEGLQDIRISGDNLELITSINTIMEMKPVAYQIIAGVKTMVECNFVLEATTVSFSFPNGYDKNFELIIDPAVLIFSSYSGSTADNWGYSATYDAEGNLYGAGITFGDGYPLTVGAFQTEYVTEDTTVFYIADITISKFTPDGTSLIYSTYCGGGSQDFPHSLIVNNENELIVFGATGSSDYPITAGCYDNSFNGGSVISIEGVLFFNAGSDAFITKFNLDGTDLIGSTFFGGTSNDALNVGETAYNYGDHARGEVNTDDLGNIYIASCTHSSNLPVSPGVFQNVLGGQQDGFIAKFNDDLTGLIWSSFIGGTGDDGAFSIKKMNGEKLVICGGTSSNDFPSTIGALNETFQGGISDGFVMTIEPNATSIINSSYIGTNSYDQTYLTEIDLENSIYLVGQTLGDFPVVGPVYVNEGSSQYITKLDSTLSNIVFSTVFGSGINKVNISPTAFLVDNCNHIYVAGWGGATNLFFNSDAGSVDDMPITDDAFQSTTDGSDFYLVVFEEGATGLIYSTYFGGPISEEHVDGGTSRFDKSGIVYQAVCASCGNHDDFPTTEGVVSNTNNSSNCNLGVFKFAFEIPPTSANFIADPIEGCFPLEVNFTNTSINSNTFVWDFGDESGSIEKNTVHTYNSPGIYTVTLIAYVDSLCGFNDTTQATITIYGYPEADFTFSPNPTAVFTPTYFTDESFDAAEWYWEFGDGFTSTEENPIHIYPIAGIFEVCLTVTNEFGCESKICDTIIIEEISILDVPNAFSPNGDGVNDIFIPLNYGLSNFEFKIYNRWGELIFISTDPVKGWNGIYNGVEQELDVYVYVVSGKGLDNVDYFKQGNFTLVR, from the coding sequence ATGAAAAAAATCTCTACCCTCCTACTAATTATCATATCCAGTTCCCTTTTACACGCAGGTTCAAACGCCAAAACCGGCGATCTTCAATATGTTCAGAACAATGGCCAATGGCAACAAAACATACTTTTTAAAACGCCTGTTTACGGTGGAAATTTATATCTTGAAAAAGACAGATTTACATGGAGCTTTTCAAATTCCTCGGATTTAGGTCATTTTAAACATGAAGGAAATGCGGAGGACATTAAAAATTTTGTATTCAAAAAACACGCTTTCAGAACACATTTTCAAAACTCAAACCCGAATGTAGTTGTAAGAGGAGAAAACAAATTCGACAATTATTACAACTATTTTCAGGGCAACGATGAAAACAAGTGGAAAGGCGCAGTCCCTGCATATGCTGCCATAAGATATGCTGACCTTTACCCAGGAACTGATCTTTTGGTTTACAGTCAGAGTAATTCCATGAAATACGACTTTATAGTTGCCCCACAATCAGATGTTTCACAAATACAATTCAATTATGAAGGATTACAAGACATCAGGATAAGCGGTGATAATCTTGAATTGATCACATCTATCAATACCATAATGGAAATGAAGCCTGTCGCATACCAGATCATTGCAGGTGTAAAAACAATGGTTGAATGTAATTTTGTATTGGAGGCTACAACTGTATCATTTTCATTTCCAAATGGTTATGATAAAAATTTTGAACTTATCATAGACCCTGCAGTGTTAATTTTCTCCAGTTATAGTGGGTCTACAGCCGACAATTGGGGATATTCTGCAACTTATGATGCGGAAGGAAATTTATATGGAGCAGGAATCACTTTTGGTGATGGTTATCCATTGACAGTTGGAGCTTTTCAAACAGAATATGTCACAGAAGATACTACTGTATTTTATATTGCAGATATTACGATCTCTAAATTTACTCCCGATGGTACATCATTAATTTATTCCACCTACTGCGGTGGCGGATCTCAAGATTTTCCCCATAGTTTAATTGTAAATAATGAAAATGAATTAATCGTTTTTGGAGCAACAGGATCATCAGATTATCCTATAACTGCCGGTTGTTATGATAATTCTTTCAATGGTGGAAGCGTAATTTCTATTGAAGGAGTACTTTTTTTTAATGCAGGAAGTGATGCATTTATCACAAAATTTAATTTAGACGGAACTGACCTTATTGGGTCCACATTTTTTGGTGGAACAAGCAATGACGCTTTAAATGTTGGCGAAACAGCCTATAATTATGGAGACCATGCAAGAGGGGAAGTAAATACAGATGATTTGGGTAATATTTATATTGCTTCATGCACTCACTCATCTAATTTGCCAGTATCCCCTGGAGTTTTTCAGAATGTTCTCGGTGGCCAACAGGACGGTTTTATTGCTAAATTCAATGATGATTTAACTGGCTTGATTTGGTCCAGTTTTATCGGCGGAACTGGAGATGATGGAGCATTTAGTATAAAAAAAATGAATGGCGAAAAACTAGTAATTTGTGGGGGGACTTCAAGTAATGATTTTCCTAGCACAATCGGAGCTTTAAATGAAACTTTTCAGGGTGGCATAAGCGATGGATTTGTAATGACGATTGAACCAAATGCAACCTCCATTATAAATTCCAGTTATATTGGCACAAATAGTTACGACCAAACCTATTTAACTGAAATCGACCTTGAAAATTCTATTTACCTCGTCGGACAAACCTTAGGAGACTTTCCGGTAGTTGGACCGGTTTATGTAAATGAAGGTAGCTCCCAATATATAACTAAACTTGATTCAACTTTATCTAATATTGTTTTTTCAACTGTTTTTGGAAGTGGAATTAACAAAGTAAATATTTCACCAACTGCGTTTTTAGTTGACAATTGTAATCATATTTATGTTGCGGGTTGGGGAGGAGCAACTAATCTTTTCTTCAACAGCGATGCGGGTTCAGTAGATGATATGCCTATCACTGATGATGCGTTTCAATCTACTACAGACGGAAGCGATTTTTACCTCGTAGTTTTTGAAGAAGGAGCAACAGGCTTAATATATTCTACATATTTTGGCGGTCCAATTAGTGAGGAACACGTTGATGGTGGAACAAGTAGGTTTGACAAATCCGGTATTGTATATCAGGCAGTTTGCGCCAGCTGTGGGAATCATGATGATTTCCCTACAACAGAAGGTGTTGTTAGTAATACAAACAATAGCTCTAATTGCAATCTTGGGGTTTTTAAATTTGCATTTGAAATACCACCCACTTCTGCAAATTTTATTGCAGATCCAATTGAAGGATGTTTTCCCCTTGAGGTAAATTTTACAAATACAAGTATTAATTCTAATACCTTTGTTTGGGATTTTGGAGATGAATCCGGATCTATTGAAAAAAATACTGTTCATACTTATAATAGTCCAGGAATTTATACTGTTACCTTAATTGCATATGTAGATTCGTTATGTGGATTTAACGACACCACACAAGCTACAATTACGATTTACGGTTATCCAGAAGCAGATTTCACATTTAGCCCAAATCCAACAGCAGTATTTACCCCAACATATTTTACCGATGAAAGTTTTGATGCCGCAGAATGGTACTGGGAATTTGGAGATGGATTCACCTCTACTGAAGAAAATCCGATTCACATCTATCCTATCGCCGGCATTTTTGAGGTTTGTTTAACAGTGACCAATGAATTTGGATGTGAAAGCAAAATTTGTGATACGATCATAATTGAGGAGATCTCAATATTGGATGTACCCAATGCATTTTCACCCAATGGTGATGGCGTGAATGATATTTTTATCCCTTTAAATTATGGGTTAAGCAATTTCGAATTTAAAATTTATAACAGATGGGGAGAACTCATTTTCATCTCCACGGATCCAGTGAAAGGTTGGAATGGCATTTACAATGGTGTGGAGCAGGAATTAGATGTTTATGTTTACGTTGTAAGCGGAAAAGGTTTGGATAATGTTGATTATTTTAAACAGGGGAATTTTACTTTGGTGAGGTAA
- the miaB gene encoding tRNA (N6-isopentenyl adenosine(37)-C2)-methylthiotransferase MiaB: MYDNNPTLPEIGINKPLEEIRQGEALGLEAMENSKSGKKFYIESYGCAMNFSDSEIVASILFTEGYGLTRDFEEADLILLNTCAIRDNAEQRVRNRLKELKSVKKNKPDALIGMLGCMAERLKSELLEEEKLVDIVCGPDAYRDLPKLISSADDGQKSVNVLLSREETYSDISPLRLDSTGISGFISIMRGCDNMCSFCVVPFTRGRERSRNAFSIVAEAKDLFTHGYREVTLLGQNVDSYKWENPETNEIVSFATLLAMVAEVDPLLRIRFSTSHPKDITDEVIYTIAKYENICNYIHLPVQSGNSRVLELMNRTYDREWYLNRIAAIKRIIPDCGLSTDMITGFCSETEEEHQDTISLMEEVKYDMAYMFFYSERPGTLAARKYKDDIPEEIKRRRLSEIIDVQTKHALEKNLADVGKTFKVLLEKTSKRSKADMCGRNDQNKMVVFPSTDSKPGDYVFVKITSATSATLLGQIVQ, encoded by the coding sequence ATGTACGATAACAATCCAACGCTACCCGAAATCGGGATAAATAAACCGCTTGAAGAGATCAGGCAGGGAGAGGCTTTGGGGCTCGAGGCGATGGAAAACAGCAAAAGCGGCAAAAAATTTTATATTGAAAGTTACGGTTGTGCAATGAATTTTAGTGATAGTGAGATCGTTGCATCCATATTGTTTACCGAAGGGTATGGTTTAACACGCGATTTTGAGGAAGCTGACCTTATTCTACTTAATACCTGTGCCATTCGCGACAACGCGGAACAAAGAGTGCGCAATCGATTAAAAGAACTTAAATCGGTTAAAAAAAATAAGCCCGATGCACTTATTGGAATGCTGGGATGTATGGCAGAACGATTAAAATCGGAACTTTTAGAGGAGGAAAAATTGGTGGATATCGTTTGCGGACCGGATGCCTACCGTGATCTTCCAAAATTGATAAGTTCTGCAGACGATGGTCAGAAATCGGTAAATGTTTTGCTGAGTCGCGAGGAAACATATAGTGATATCAGTCCTTTGCGTCTGGATTCAACCGGAATAAGCGGATTTATTTCCATTATGCGCGGTTGCGATAACATGTGTTCATTCTGTGTTGTTCCTTTTACAAGGGGAAGAGAAAGAAGCAGGAATGCATTTAGCATTGTAGCAGAGGCAAAAGACCTTTTTACGCATGGATACAGAGAAGTTACGCTTTTAGGGCAAAATGTCGACTCTTATAAATGGGAAAACCCTGAAACGAATGAGATTGTTTCATTTGCGACATTATTGGCCATGGTTGCGGAAGTTGATCCACTTTTAAGGATACGATTTTCCACTTCGCACCCAAAAGATATTACAGATGAGGTTATTTATACCATTGCGAAATATGAAAATATCTGCAATTATATTCATTTACCCGTTCAATCAGGAAATTCACGTGTGCTCGAATTAATGAACCGCACTTACGACAGGGAATGGTATCTGAACAGAATTGCCGCAATAAAAAGAATTATTCCTGATTGTGGACTTTCTACCGATATGATCACCGGATTTTGCAGTGAAACAGAAGAAGAACATCAGGATACCATCAGTTTGATGGAAGAAGTGAAATACGATATGGCCTATATGTTTTTTTATAGTGAGCGTCCGGGTACACTCGCTGCAAGAAAATATAAAGATGATATTCCGGAGGAGATCAAGCGCAGAAGATTAAGCGAGATAATAGATGTTCAGACAAAACATGCATTGGAAAAAAATCTTGCAGATGTTGGTAAAACATTTAAAGTATTACTGGAAAAAACATCAAAAAGATCAAAGGCAGATATGTGCGGAAGAAATGATCAGAATAAAATGGTAGTTTTTCCGTCTACAGATTCAAAACCGGGTGATTATGTTTTTGTGAAAATTACAAGTGCTACATCGGCAACTTTACTCGGACAAATAGTTCAATAG